The DNA region CCCGGCCTGCTGATCCAGGAGCAGAGCGCCAACAACCCCGGCATCGTGATCCGCGGCATCACCTCGGACAGCGGCTCGGCCCAGCAGGGCCCGCGCGTCACGCTCTATTACAACGGCGTCGACATCTCGCGCTCGCGCGGCTCCTATCAGGCGATCTACGATCTGGAACGCGTCGAAGTGATCAAGGGCCCGCAGGCGACGCTGTTCGGCACGGCCTCAGCGGTCGGCGCGATCAGCATCGTTTCGGCCCGCCCGCGGGAAGGCTTCTCGGCCGAAGTGCGCGGCGGTTACGGCAACTTCAACCAGACCCTGCTGGGCGGCTTCGTCAATGTCGGCAGTGACACGCTGGCCTTCCGCCTTGCCGGTGAGTGGCGCACGCGCGATGGCTATGTCGAAAACCTCTCCCCCAATCAGGAGGAGGAACTCTACGCGCAGGACCAGCTCGGCCTGCGCGGCTCGCTGCGCTGGCGCCCGACCGAGGATCTGACGGTCGACCTCGTCGGCACCTATGACCAGCAGCGCAATGGCGGCACGCCGTTCATTTCGGGCCGCTTCCCGGCCTTCACCGGTGCGCCGGGCGGTTCGGCCAATGCCTTCCGCGACGCCAATTTGGGCGGCAACCCGGCGGGCGCAGCGGCGCTGGGCGATGATCAGCTTGGCCTCAACCGTGAGGTCTATGACATCAACCTTACCATCGACCACCAGTTCGATACCGACTGGAGCTTCACCACCGTCAACGGCTACCGCAAGTTCGACAGTGCCGAAGTGTTCGACGCCGACGGCAGCGCCGCGCCCTTCCTCGAATTCGCCGAGATCGCCGATGGCTGGCAGGTCAGCCACGAAGGGCGCTTCACCTATACCGGCACCAAGCTGCGTTCGAGCTTCGGCTGGAACGCCTTCATCGAGGACGGCCGCCAGAACGTGCCCTTCGCCACCGAGGAAGGCACCTTCCTCCAGTGCCTCTCCTCGCTGTTCGGTGCGCCGCTGGTGGCGGGAATCGCCTGTGTCGCGCCCGACGGCTCGGTCCCTGCGAGCAGCGTGACCGCGATCCTCACCGGCGGAGCGGCGACTGCGATCCCCTACACCTCGGTATTCGAAAACCGCGGCCGCAACGAGGCCTATTCGCTGTTTGCCGACGCAACCTGGATCCCGTTCGAAAGCCTTGAGCTGACCGCGGGCATCCGCTGGCTGACCGAATATCGCGGCTCGGAATTCTTCGCCCGCGTCCCCAACAGCCAGATCAGCCGTGCAGCGCTGATCCCCGGCCAGATCGACACCGGCAGGCAGACCTTCTCCGCAGACAAGTGGTTCCAGGCCTGGCTGCCGCGCGTCAACGCGCTCTACCGCATCAGCGATGACGTGAACGTCTTCGCCACCATCTCCAAGGGTCGCCGTTCGCCGGTGGTGCAGGTTGGCGCGGCGCGCAGCGGTGGGCGTCCGGTGCCCAACGTCCAGACCATCGCCGAAGAAACCGTCTGGAACTACGAAGGCGGGATCAAGCTGGCGACCGGCCGCGTCTCGGGATCGATCGGGGTCTATTATCAAGTCTACAACGACTTCCAGGTCTCGGTCGCGCAGCGCGATGCCAATGGCAACCCGACCGGCGCCTTCGTCACCCAAAGCGCGGGCAAGGCCTCGAACCTCGGGGTCGAAGCCGAGCTGGCGGTGGACGTGACCGACTGGCTCAATGTGTTCGGCAATGTCGGCTATATCGACGGCGGGATTGACGAGGACGGCGCGTTTTCGCCCGCCTTCTCGGGCGCGCGGTTCCGGTTGCAGCCGGAAATTCAGGCCGCGGGCGGCTTCACGGTCGATTACGAATTCGGCAACGGGATGCGCTTCTTCGCCACGCCGAGCGTGACGCACCGCAGCCGGATCTTCTTCGAAGTGCCGAACAACCCGCTGATCGCGCAGGAAGCGGTGACGCTGGTGAACGCGCGCGCCGGGCTCAGCTTTGCCGATGAGCGGTACGAGATCGCCGGCTTCATCCGCAACGCCTTCAATGAAGACTACCTGCTGGATGCGGGCAACACCGGCGGGGCGTTCGGCATTCCGACCTTCATCCCGGCCGAACCGCAGTTCTACGGGGTGGAAGTGACCGCGAAGTTCTAAAGCCGCTCTAGCGGGACATGATGGCGGGCGGGGGAAGCGATTCCTCCGCCCGCTGCGCATCACGCTCGGCGATTTCGGCGGGGGTGAGCGGGCGGAAGCGGATGGCAATGGGCGTGAAGCTGCCGTCCTCGCGCTGGCGGATGGTCACGATCCCGCGCTGGTCGCCGTTGCGCAGTTGTTCTTCGAGCGCGGCAGCGCGGTCTTGTCCGAGATAGAGGCGGCCGGTCATCAGGGCATAGATGCCGTAGACCCCGTTACCATCGGTGGTGATCGGATGGGTGCACGCCGCCGCATCACCAGCCGCGACCACGGCATCAAGGCGCGGTGGCTGCCCGGCGAGACACAGTGCTTCGGGCTGCTGGTCGAGCTCTCTGGCATCGAACCCCGGCCAATCGTAACTGAACTCGACATAATGCCCGCGCAGGTAATCGCGCGGGTCGTAGCCTTGGATCGGCACCTCCCATTCGGTGCCGGAGTGGTAGGTGCGGTCACTCTGCGCCCACAGCGCGCCGAGGCCGAGCAGGGGGACAACGACAGCGGCGAGGCGGATCAGGCGGTTCATGCGCCGGGCTCCTCGGGCGGGGCAAAGCGCTTGGACACCCGCACCGCGACCCATGCGACGCCCAGGATCATCACCCCCGACAGGATCAGCCCAAAGCCGCTCGTCAGCAAATCGCCCGCCAGCTCGAAACTGAGGATGATGAGCCGCAGCGCGATCACGCCGACGGCGAGCTGGAACACCCCGCGCCACTGCGCCGCCAGCGCGGCGGCGGCGATGCCCGCCCACAGCGCCATGAACAGCAGCGCGGCGGCGACGGTGAGATCGTTGCAGGCATAGGCGATAACCAGGACGCCCCCGGCCCCGGCGATGATCGCGCCCGCCATCCGGCCCGAGACGGTCGGCCGCGCCAGCATCACGCCAAGACCGGCGAGCACCAGCACTGCACCGCTCACCGCCATGCTCGCCCATTCCCGAAGCAGCGCGGTTTCGCCAAAGGCGTCCGCACTGGCGATCGCGCAGGCGAGTGACGCTCCGGCCACGGCATAGGCGAGCGCCAATTGCTCCAGCCGCCGCCAGAAATCGGGGCGATCACTGCGCGCACGCAGAGCTGCGGCGAGCGGCGCGAAGGCAACCGGGCAAGCGATGACGAAGGCAAGCCACATCAGCCAGCCGAACCCCGGATCGCGCACCGCGCCATAGCCGGTCATGTCGGTGGCATATTCCCACGCACACCACACCGTCCCGCCCAGCACTGCCAGCGCGGCAGGCCAGCTCCGCCCCATCAGCAGCAACAGCGGCGCGAACAGCGCCAGCCACACGGCCAGCGGCTGCCACAGCGGCGAGGATGTCTGATAGACCTGCCCGAGATGCCCGAAAAAGCTGAGGCCCAGCGCCGCGGTGACAAACACCAGCGCCTCGACCGCCCAAGGAGACCGCTGCGCCAACCGCTGCTCGCGCAGGAACAGCCCCGCTAGCATCGCGGCGATCAGCGCGAAGTGGACGGACAGCCGCACCAGACCGGGAATATCCTCCCAGTTGGCAGCAACGACCGACACCAGCCCTAACCCGATCGCCAGCGCGCCGATCCCGAACACCGCCCACAGCACCAGCGGGCGGGCGTGCTCGGTCTCATAAGCCAGCAGCCGGTCGCGCGTGGCCGCGTCGATCAGGCCGGCGTCATGCCATTGGACGATCTTGCGCGCGCTCATCGCGGCACGCTACCCGCTTGCCCGCTGCCGGGCAATCGGCGCGGCTATTTGGCTTCGAGTTCGGCCTTGGTCAGCAGGACCATGTTCTGCACCTTGGCGGCGTTGGCCGTCATCGCTTCGTCCGGCATCGCCACCATCCCGACCTTGGCGAGCGGGCCGGTCTTGCCCCAGCTCTTGACCCATTCCTTCATGAAATCCTCAAGCCCCGGGATCGCGCGCATATGCTCTTTCTTGACATAGACGAACAGCGGGCGCGCGCCGGGGTATTTGAAGCTGGCGATGTTGTCATAGGTCGGATCGACCCCGTCCATCGGCAGGCCCTGCACCCGGTCGGCGTTTTCTTCCATGTAGGAATAGCCGAACACGCCCACAGCGCGCGGATTGCCGACGATCTTCTGGACGATGAGGTTGTCCTGCTCGCCCTGATCGACATAGCCGCCATCGTCGCGCACTTCGGTGCAGATCTTGCGGTATTCGTCCTCGTTGCTGTCCTTGAGCGCCTTCATGGCAGGATCGGTCTTGCAACCGACTTCCATCACCAGTTCCTTGAGCGCATCGCGCGTGCCGGAGGTGCTGGGCGGGCCGTAAACGAGGATCGGATCAGCGGGCAGCGCCGGATCGACATCCTTCCAGGTCTTGGCGGTCTGCGGCTTGCCGTAAGGCTGCGCGGCGAGTGCTTCATAGATCGTCTTGGGCGACAGGTTGAGCATGATCCCGCCCTTTGCCGAGGCGAAGGCGATGCCGTCCAGCCCGACTTGCAGTTCGATGATCTCGTCGACCTTGTTCGACGCGCAGCTATCGAATTCCGATGGCTTCATCCGGCGCGACGCGTTGACCATGTCGGGGGTGTTGGGGCCGAGCCCGGAACAGAACAGCTGGATGCCGTTCCCCGTCCCGGTCGATTCAATCAGGGGCGAGCGCTTGTCGGGAAACGACCGAGAGAAATTCTCCGCCACCACCTTGGCAAAGGGGTAAACCGTTGAAGAGCCAACCGCGTGGACCGACTGATTGGCCGAACCGTCGCCGCTGTCACAAGCGGTCAGGGTTGCAGCACCCAGCGCCATCAAGCCGCCGACTTTGAAGAACTTCGTGAGAGTATGTGCCATGATTATTCCCGATGGGTTCAAACCGAACCCCTGCCCAAACGGCGCATCAAGCAGCGCCACGATCCGCCCCTAGGCGGACTTCATGACAAGCTTGTGACTATCCTTGACCGCGCATCGCGATGCAGAATCTTTCGAACACAGCAGTCTGGGCAACTGAACCCAACTGCATGAGAACGCGCCAGATTCCATCCATAATGGAGGTTTCTCGCTTAACAGCATCGTAACAGCTTGCATAGTATGACCCGCCGTATGGCACTTGCGCGCCTCATGTTCCGTTACGTCTTGGCTGCTGCGCTCCTCGCGCTGTTGGCCGCGCGTCCGGCTGCGGCGAATGACCATACTGTGCCAATCTTTGCTGCGACGTGCCATGCCGCAACCGACATAGAGGCCACTGCGCCCGACATGCAGGCGCGCGGGTCATGGATCTGCAACAACCAATCATGGCGGTCCGATGTGCCCGTGGTCTGGCTGCGGTTCGAGGCGGGAAGCTGGCAGGGCGAAAAGCTCCCGCAGCAGTTCTTCTCCCGCATCGCCCGGTTCACATCGATCACCTTCCACGCGATCGACGCCAATGGTCAGACCCGCGTCAAGCACCTGACGCAGGCCGATGGCGTGCCGTTCCCCGCAGGCCCGGTGTTCCAGCTCCCCCTGCCCGAAATCACGGCCGAGACGACCTTGCTGCTCGCCCGCATAGAAGCCCCGCACTCGGTTCCGCTGCTGACCGAGGCGCGCATCACCCATGATCCGGGCAGGGCCGAATGGTCGCAGACCGAAATGATGCTGCTGGCCTTCGTGGTCGGGATGCTGGTGCTGCCACTGTTGTTCGACATCAGCTTCTTCGTGGTGCTGCGCGAACGCTTTGTGGTGATCCATGCCGCAATGGTCAGTGCGATGATGATCTATGTGGTGACGGCGGGAGGGTTGGCTTCGGCCTTCGTGACGCTGCCGGTTGCTGTCCTCGCCGTGGTGTCGCCGCTGTCCTACGCCATCGGCGCAGGGCTTTCGATGCTGTTCCTTGCGACCTTCCTGGAACGCGGTGCGCAGTCGCAGGTGATGCGCAAGCTGACGATCGTGACCGGCTGGTTCACCATGCTCGCGCCCGGGTTCTTCGCGTTCCAGTTCGATGCGACCCAGCCGTTTGACGACATCGGCTATTTCATCACCTTCATCCCCTGCATCGCGGTGATCAGCGCCGCGGTGATCGAGGCTGTGCTGCGTGGCAGCCGCTCTGCACGCTATATTGCCGTCGCATGGATGCCGATCATCATCGCCTCGACCGAACGTCTGTTGCGCGGCTTTGGCTGGCACGTCGGCCCGTCTAGCCTCGACCAGATGATCTATGTCGCGGTCGGGATCGAAGTGGTGGTGATCAGCCTCGCCATCGCTGACCGCTTCCTTGCCCTGCGGCGCGAACGCGACGCGGCGCTGACCGAAGCGAAGATGCTGGAACAGATTTCGACCCGCGATTCGCTCACAGGCCTGATGAACCGCCGCGCCATCGAAGCACGCTTCGACGAGCTGGTGGCACAGGGCTTCGATACCTTCGCGCTGGTCGATCTCGACCGGTTCAAGGCGATCAACGACCTCCACGGCCACCAGGTTGGCGATGCCGCGCTGATCGCCTGCGCGAGCGCGATCCGCGCGACCGGCGACCGGGATTCGATTGCGGTGCGGCTGGGGGGCGAGGAATTCGTGGTGCTGCTGCGCGGGCCGCGCTCGCTCGAACGGGCCGAGGCGCTGCGGCAGGCGATTCCGATGCGCATCGCCAAGGAAGTCCCCGGGCTCGACCTGCCGGTCACCGCCAGCATGGGCGTGATCGTGATGGCCGAAGCGACCCGCCACAAGATGGCCTTCTCCGAATTCTACGCCCGCGCCGACGCGCTGATGTACGAAGCCAAGGCTTCGGGCCGCAACCGGCTCGCCTATGAACGCCTGACGGTGTTCACCAGCGCCCCGCCGGAGCGCGGCCGGGGACGCGTGGCTTAGCGTGTTTGCATCCCTCCCCATTCATGCGGAACGGGGAGGGACTGGGAGGTCAGGCAAACGGCGCCAGCACTTCCGGCCGCACCCGCGCCAGCCGTCCGGTGGCGCGGTCGAGCATCGCCCAGGTGGTCGCCGCGCTGACGAGGCGCTTGCCGCTCGCGTCAATGAACTCCACCCGGCGGAGCGATTTCGCGCCCATCGCCGGGCCTTCGATCCAGGTCGTCGCGGTCACGGCGTCGCCCTCGGACACGTTACCGCGATAATCGATCTCGTGCCGCACCACGACCCAGAAGAACGCGGCGCGATCCTCGGGCCGCGCGACCGCATCCCAATGCGCCGTCGCCATGTCCTGAATCCACTGCACCCACACGGTGTTGTTGACATGGCCGAGCGCGTCGATGTGCGACGGCTCGGCCACGTAAGTGCGGGTGAAGCGGCTGGGGCCGGTCATTCGCCCTCGGTTTTTGGCGCCATTCCCATCTGCCACAGGATGAAGGCGAATTCCTCCGCCGTTTCCTTGAGGCTGTTCCAGCGGCCCGACTGCCCGCCGTGGCCTGCGCCCATGTTGGTCTTCATCAGCAGCAGGTTGTCGTCGGTCTTGAGCTCGCGCAGCTTCGCGACCCACTTGGCCGGTTCCCAATAGGTCACGCGCGGGTCGTTGAGGCCCGCCGTCACCAGCATCGGCGGATACTCCTGCGCGACCACCTGATCATAGGGCGAATAGGACAGCATATAGGCGAAGGACGCCTTGGAGGTGATCGGGTTGCCCCACTCCTGCCATTCGCCCGGCGTCAGCGGCAGCTTTTCATTGAGCATGGTGTTGAGCACATCGACAAACGGGACGTGGGCGACGATTGCGCCGTACTGCTGGGGGTCCTGATTGATGATCGCGCCCATCAGCTCCCCGCCTGCCGAACCGCCGCTGGCGGTGACCATGCCCTCGGCGGTGTAGCCCTTGGCGATCAGGCCGCGTCCGGCATCGACGAAATCGTTGAAGGTGTTGGTCCGCTCAAACATCTTGCCTTGCAGATACCAGCGCCGCCCGAGATCGTCCCCGCCCCGGATATGCGCGATGGCATAGGCAAACCCGCGATCCACCAGACTGAGACGCGAGGTCGAGAAGCCCGGCGGGATGGCATAGCCATAGGCGCCGTAGGCATAAAGGTGCAGCGGCCCCGGTCCTTCGATCCCGGCCTTGGCGAGGATCTCCGCGCGGTCCTTGCGCATCACGATGCTGACCGGCACCATCGTTCCGTCCCGCGCCTGCACGGTCACGCGTTCGGTGGTGTAGAGCGAGGCGTCATAGCCGCTCGGGATTTCCTGCGTCTTGAGCGTCTCCAGCTTGGCCGTCTTGACGTCGTAATCATAGACCGTGCTCGGCGTGACCATGCTCTGGTAAGACAGCCGCAGCTTGGTCATGTCATATTCGGGGTTATTGGAGAGACCCGCCGTGTAGCTCGCTTCCGGGAAGGCAATCGGGGTGATCTTTGCCGGATCGGCATATTGGCGCAGCTCGATCTGATCGAGGCCGTTCTTGCGCCCTTCGGTGACGAAGAAGCCCTTGAACAGGTCGAAACCGGTCAGATAAAACTCGTCCGACCCTGCGATCACGGTCTGCCAGTCACCCGGCGCATCCAGCTTGGCCTTGGCGAGGCGGAAGTTGATGTGTTCGTCATTGGTCCACACCCACAGCTCGCCGTCGCGGACATCAACGCTGTATTCGACGCCCTTCTTGCGCGCCTTCACCAGAATCGGCTCGGCGGTCGGGTTGGCGGCGGGGACGAGGCGCACTTCGCTCGTCTCATTGTCGCCGGTGGCGATGACCAGCCAGTCTTCCTGCGCCGTCAGCCCGGTGCCGACGCCGAAGCTCTGATCTTCCTCCTTGTAGAGCGTCACGTCGCTGTCCGCAGGTGTGCCGATCACGTGCAGCTTGGCTTCGAGCGTGCGCCACTCCTCGGTCGAGGGGCCGTAGACCAGCGCCGTGTCATTCGCGACCCACACCATGTCGCCGCGCAGGTTTTCGAGCACATCGGGCAGCAATTCGCCGGTCTGCAAATCCTTGATCCGCCCGGTGTAACGCTCCGACCCGTTGGTGTCGGTCGAAAAGGCGAGGTAGCGCTGGTTCTGGCTGATCGAGGCCGCACCAAGGCGGAAATATTCCTGCCCTTCGGCGAGCACGTTCTCGTCGATCAGCAATTCGGCCTCGCCGCCCGCCACGGGCTTACGCCAATGCTTGCGATACTGCGCGCCTTCCTCGAACTCGGACCAGTAGAGGTAATCGCCATCCTTTTGCGGGACGGTGCTGTCGTCTTCCTTGATCCGCGCGCGCATCTCGGTGAACAGCGCTTCGGTCAGCGCCGATTGGCCCGCCATTTTCGCTTCGAAATAGGCGTTCTCGGCCTTGACGTGGTTCAGCACATCCTCGTCATCCACCACCGGGTACGACTTGTCATACAGCCAGTCATAGGGGTCTTCGATGGTGATCCCGTGATGCGTGTAGGTATGCGGGCGCTTTGCGGCGACGGGCGGTGTGATATCGGGTGTGGCGGCAGTGGAAGCGGCGGATGACGTGGTCACGCGGGACTGTTCCTCTCGGGTGGTGGTGTTCGCGGCGGCTGGCACACAAGTGGTGGCCACAAGCGCGGTGGCAAGAGCAAGGCGGCTGATCAGGCGGGTCATGGTCGGTCGTCCCCTATGGCAGGCGGCCAGCGTGCATCCGGGTGGAAAGACGCGGGTTTTGGGCCTATGTTGGCGGTTCTAGTGATACATTCCTGCGCGGCAAGTGCCCCGCGCGATAAGCCGAGGATCGACGAAATGCTGATGCAGACCCATGAAGCCCGCCTCGCCGCGCTGCGCGAGGAATTGAAGCGCCGCGGCGTGGATGGGTTCATCGTGCCGATCAGCGATGAGCACATGAGCGAATATGTCGGTGAATATGCCCAGCGCTTGGGCTGGCTGACAGGGTTCGGCGGCTCGGCGGGGTTTGCGGCGGTGACGCTCAACCACGCGGCGATCTTCGTCGACGGACGCTACACCGTGCAGGTGCGCGAGCAGGTCGACGCGCAATTGTTCGATTACAAGAGTGTGCCCGCCGAAAGCCTTGCCGGATGGCTGGCCGAAGTGTGCGAGGATGGCGCGCGCATCGCCTATGACCCGTGGCTCCACACCTGGGCTTGGGTCGAGGCACTGGAAAAGCAGGTGAACCCCAAGGGCGTCACGCTGGTCCCGCTCGCGAGCAACCCGATTGACGCGGTGTGGGCTGATCGCCCGGAGCCCTCTGCGGCGGTCGCGACCGTCCATGATGAAACGCTCGCCGGGCGTTCCTCGGCAGAAAAGCGCGCGGCGGTGGCCGATTGGCTGGTCAAGGAAGGCCATGATGCCGTGGTGATCCCGGCGCTCGATTCGGTCGCATGGCTGCTCAATATTCGCGGCGCGGACGTGTCGCACACCCCCGTCGCGCTGTCCTATGTGATCGCCCGCAAGGATGGCAGCGCGGAACTGTTCATCGCGCCCGAGAAGGTGACGCCCGAACTGACCCGCCACCTCGGCAATGCCGTGACGATCCGTGATCGCGGCGCGTTCGAAGCCGCCTTGAGCGAATATGCGGGCCAGAGCGTCGCGCTCGATCCCGATTTCGCCGTGGTCGGTATCGCGCAGGCGCTGCGGGCGGGCGGCGCCAAGTTCGCCTTCAAGCAGGACCCGACGATCCTCGCCAAGGCGATCAAGAACCCGGCCGAACAGGCAGGCCAGCGCGATGCGCAGGCGCGGGACGGAGCAGCGGTTTCGCGGTTCCTGCGCTGGCTGGAGATCGAAGCGCCCAAGGGAGGTGTCGATGAACTCACCGCCGCCGCGCGCCTGCAAGCCTTCCGCGAGGAAGATCCCGGCCTCAGCGATCTGAGCTTCGACACCATCTCCGCCGCCGCAGGCCACGCCGCGCTGCCGCATTACAAGGTGGACGAAGACAGCAATATCCCGATCCCGCCGTCCTCGATCTATCTGGTCGATTCGGGCGGGCAATATCCCGGCGGCACCACCGACATCACCCGCACCGTGTGGGTCGGCCCCGGTGAGCCTTCCGCCGAGATGCGCGACCGCAACACCCGCGTGCTGAAGGGCCACATCCAGCTCGCCCGTGCGGTGTTTCCGCAAGGCACCTGCGGCGGTCAGCTTGATGTGCTGGCGCGGCAATATCTGTGGGAAGCGGGCGTCGATTACGCCCACGGCACCGGGCACGGGGTGGGCAGTGTGCTCGCCGTGCACGAAGGCCCGCAGCGCATCGCCAAGCCCAGCGGCGGGCAGGCGGGCACCGGGCAGGAACTGTTCGCGGGCATGATCCTCTCGAACGAGCCGGGCTATTACAAGCCGGGCGCCTTCGGCATCCGGATCGAGAACCTCGTGCTGGTGGAAGAGCGCGAAATTGCCGGGATGGAGGGGCGCTATCTCGGCTTCGAGACGCTGACCTTCGTGCCGTTGGATCGCAAGCTGATCGCGCGCGAGCTGCTGACGGCGGAGGAAATCGCGTGGGTGGATG from uncultured Erythrobacter sp. includes:
- a CDS encoding TonB-dependent receptor, whose amino-acid sequence is MNRTTLSRVSLVAVAAILAAAPQTAFAQDAEAPADSDTASGNEIIVTTQKIEQRAVDVPITITATTGERIRDLGITDLDELSSYVPGLLIQEQSANNPGIVIRGITSDSGSAQQGPRVTLYYNGVDISRSRGSYQAIYDLERVEVIKGPQATLFGTASAVGAISIVSARPREGFSAEVRGGYGNFNQTLLGGFVNVGSDTLAFRLAGEWRTRDGYVENLSPNQEEELYAQDQLGLRGSLRWRPTEDLTVDLVGTYDQQRNGGTPFISGRFPAFTGAPGGSANAFRDANLGGNPAGAAALGDDQLGLNREVYDINLTIDHQFDTDWSFTTVNGYRKFDSAEVFDADGSAAPFLEFAEIADGWQVSHEGRFTYTGTKLRSSFGWNAFIEDGRQNVPFATEEGTFLQCLSSLFGAPLVAGIACVAPDGSVPASSVTAILTGGAATAIPYTSVFENRGRNEAYSLFADATWIPFESLELTAGIRWLTEYRGSEFFARVPNSQISRAALIPGQIDTGRQTFSADKWFQAWLPRVNALYRISDDVNVFATISKGRRSPVVQVGAARSGGRPVPNVQTIAEETVWNYEGGIKLATGRVSGSIGVYYQVYNDFQVSVAQRDANGNPTGAFVTQSAGKASNLGVEAELAVDVTDWLNVFGNVGYIDGGIDEDGAFSPAFSGARFRLQPEIQAAGGFTVDYEFGNGMRFFATPSVTHRSRIFFEVPNNPLIAQEAVTLVNARAGLSFADERYEIAGFIRNAFNEDYLLDAGNTGGAFGIPTFIPAEPQFYGVEVTAKF
- a CDS encoding DUF2157 domain-containing protein, whose amino-acid sequence is MSARKIVQWHDAGLIDAATRDRLLAYETEHARPLVLWAVFGIGALAIGLGLVSVVAANWEDIPGLVRLSVHFALIAAMLAGLFLREQRLAQRSPWAVEALVFVTAALGLSFFGHLGQVYQTSSPLWQPLAVWLALFAPLLLLMGRSWPAALAVLGGTVWCAWEYATDMTGYGAVRDPGFGWLMWLAFVIACPVAFAPLAAALRARSDRPDFWRRLEQLALAYAVAGASLACAIASADAFGETALLREWASMAVSGAVLVLAGLGVMLARPTVSGRMAGAIIAGAGGVLVIAYACNDLTVAAALLFMALWAGIAAAALAAQWRGVFQLAVGVIALRLIILSFELAGDLLTSGFGLILSGVMILGVAWVAVRVSKRFAPPEEPGA
- a CDS encoding acyl-CoA thioesterase, with the translated sequence MTGPSRFTRTYVAEPSHIDALGHVNNTVWVQWIQDMATAHWDAVARPEDRAAFFWVVVRHEIDYRGNVSEGDAVTATTWIEGPAMGAKSLRRVEFIDASGKRLVSAATTWAMLDRATGRLARVRPEVLAPFA
- a CDS encoding substrate-binding domain-containing protein; the protein is MAHTLTKFFKVGGLMALGAATLTACDSGDGSANQSVHAVGSSTVYPFAKVVAENFSRSFPDKRSPLIESTGTGNGIQLFCSGLGPNTPDMVNASRRMKPSEFDSCASNKVDEIIELQVGLDGIAFASAKGGIMLNLSPKTIYEALAAQPYGKPQTAKTWKDVDPALPADPILVYGPPSTSGTRDALKELVMEVGCKTDPAMKALKDSNEDEYRKICTEVRDDGGYVDQGEQDNLIVQKIVGNPRAVGVFGYSYMEENADRVQGLPMDGVDPTYDNIASFKYPGARPLFVYVKKEHMRAIPGLEDFMKEWVKSWGKTGPLAKVGMVAMPDEAMTANAAKVQNMVLLTKAELEAK
- a CDS encoding aminopeptidase P family protein, producing the protein MLMQTHEARLAALREELKRRGVDGFIVPISDEHMSEYVGEYAQRLGWLTGFGGSAGFAAVTLNHAAIFVDGRYTVQVREQVDAQLFDYKSVPAESLAGWLAEVCEDGARIAYDPWLHTWAWVEALEKQVNPKGVTLVPLASNPIDAVWADRPEPSAAVATVHDETLAGRSSAEKRAAVADWLVKEGHDAVVIPALDSVAWLLNIRGADVSHTPVALSYVIARKDGSAELFIAPEKVTPELTRHLGNAVTIRDRGAFEAALSEYAGQSVALDPDFAVVGIAQALRAGGAKFAFKQDPTILAKAIKNPAEQAGQRDAQARDGAAVSRFLRWLEIEAPKGGVDELTAAARLQAFREEDPGLSDLSFDTISAAAGHAALPHYKVDEDSNIPIPPSSIYLVDSGGQYPGGTTDITRTVWVGPGEPSAEMRDRNTRVLKGHIQLARAVFPQGTCGGQLDVLARQYLWEAGVDYAHGTGHGVGSVLAVHEGPQRIAKPSGGQAGTGQELFAGMILSNEPGYYKPGAFGIRIENLVLVEEREIAGMEGRYLGFETLTFVPLDRKLIARELLTAEEIAWVDAYHAEVRALLAPRLEGEDLAWVERETAPL
- a CDS encoding GDYXXLXY domain-containing protein, coding for MNRLIRLAAVVVPLLGLGALWAQSDRTYHSGTEWEVPIQGYDPRDYLRGHYVEFSYDWPGFDARELDQQPEALCLAGQPPRLDAVVAAGDAAACTHPITTDGNGVYGIYALMTGRLYLGQDRAAALEEQLRNGDQRGIVTIRQREDGSFTPIAIRFRPLTPAEIAERDAQRAEESLPPPAIMSR
- a CDS encoding S9 family peptidase, which gives rise to MTRLISRLALATALVATTCVPAAANTTTREEQSRVTTSSAASTAATPDITPPVAAKRPHTYTHHGITIEDPYDWLYDKSYPVVDDEDVLNHVKAENAYFEAKMAGQSALTEALFTEMRARIKEDDSTVPQKDGDYLYWSEFEEGAQYRKHWRKPVAGGEAELLIDENVLAEGQEYFRLGAASISQNQRYLAFSTDTNGSERYTGRIKDLQTGELLPDVLENLRGDMVWVANDTALVYGPSTEEWRTLEAKLHVIGTPADSDVTLYKEEDQSFGVGTGLTAQEDWLVIATGDNETSEVRLVPAANPTAEPILVKARKKGVEYSVDVRDGELWVWTNDEHINFRLAKAKLDAPGDWQTVIAGSDEFYLTGFDLFKGFFVTEGRKNGLDQIELRQYADPAKITPIAFPEASYTAGLSNNPEYDMTKLRLSYQSMVTPSTVYDYDVKTAKLETLKTQEIPSGYDASLYTTERVTVQARDGTMVPVSIVMRKDRAEILAKAGIEGPGPLHLYAYGAYGYAIPPGFSTSRLSLVDRGFAYAIAHIRGGDDLGRRWYLQGKMFERTNTFNDFVDAGRGLIAKGYTAEGMVTASGGSAGGELMGAIINQDPQQYGAIVAHVPFVDVLNTMLNEKLPLTPGEWQEWGNPITSKASFAYMLSYSPYDQVVAQEYPPMLVTAGLNDPRVTYWEPAKWVAKLRELKTDDNLLLMKTNMGAGHGGQSGRWNSLKETAEEFAFILWQMGMAPKTEGE
- a CDS encoding diguanylate cyclase, with the translated sequence MTRRMALARLMFRYVLAAALLALLAARPAAANDHTVPIFAATCHAATDIEATAPDMQARGSWICNNQSWRSDVPVVWLRFEAGSWQGEKLPQQFFSRIARFTSITFHAIDANGQTRVKHLTQADGVPFPAGPVFQLPLPEITAETTLLLARIEAPHSVPLLTEARITHDPGRAEWSQTEMMLLAFVVGMLVLPLLFDISFFVVLRERFVVIHAAMVSAMMIYVVTAGGLASAFVTLPVAVLAVVSPLSYAIGAGLSMLFLATFLERGAQSQVMRKLTIVTGWFTMLAPGFFAFQFDATQPFDDIGYFITFIPCIAVISAAVIEAVLRGSRSARYIAVAWMPIIIASTERLLRGFGWHVGPSSLDQMIYVAVGIEVVVISLAIADRFLALRRERDAALTEAKMLEQISTRDSLTGLMNRRAIEARFDELVAQGFDTFALVDLDRFKAINDLHGHQVGDAALIACASAIRATGDRDSIAVRLGGEEFVVLLRGPRSLERAEALRQAIPMRIAKEVPGLDLPVTASMGVIVMAEATRHKMAFSEFYARADALMYEAKASGRNRLAYERLTVFTSAPPERGRGRVA